In the Bacillus shivajii genome, one interval contains:
- the pgsC gene encoding poly-gamma-glutamate biosynthesis protein PgsC: MFGADLYITLVVGVVISLLYAEKAGVLPGGIIVPGYLALIFDQPFFIMSIFFISCLIYLLVIHVFARFTILYGRRKFAAMLLTGVVLKLAFDYFYPVMPFEIYELRGIGVIVPGLIANSFQKQGVVITVTSTMVLSGITFAIMTFYYFFL, encoded by the coding sequence ATGTTTGGTGCAGATTTATATATTACGCTAGTTGTCGGTGTAGTCATTAGCTTACTTTATGCAGAGAAAGCCGGCGTCCTTCCGGGCGGAATTATCGTTCCAGGCTATTTAGCACTTATTTTCGATCAGCCTTTTTTCATCATGTCGATATTTTTTATTAGTTGTTTAATTTATTTACTCGTCATCCATGTTTTTGCACGATTCACCATTCTTTACGGGCGGAGAAAATTTGCGGCAATGCTTTTAACAGGAGTCGTTTTAAAACTAGCATTTGACTACTTCTATCCGGTCATGCCTTTTGAAATTTATGAACTTCGAGGAATTGGGGTTATCGTTCCAGGACTTATTGCAAACTCTTTTCAAAAACAAGGGGTCGTGATAACCGTGACAAGTACGATGGTATTAAGTGGGATTACGTTTGCCATTATGACCTTCTACTATTTCTTTTTATAG
- a CDS encoding CapA family protein, translating into MKRQLSFEENILKWSKKHKKKLTLHTSAFAIVAAVLLMTSNLWTHTAIPHVEKDEEAVLTATFVGDMMFGRHVRDVINHRGYDYLFTYTDPYFEVSDFATGSFKHPVLIKERDPIDKSIIFSTTPESVDVLRERNFRSVSIANNNIYDYGYLAFLDTIDFFEEKEGIQAAGAMVDLEDIDNAVYTEQNGLTIATLAMTDIAAANSIATTFRPGIMPLDPPRYAIHAITNASKEADLVVVHTHWGEPYDSHVSSRQQELAHAMSHAGADIIIGHYPHVLSPVEIYNDTIIFYSLGNFIFDQGWTRTKQTALAQYHLYENGEAEVELVPFVIQEGQPRPVTNFSYRKASIHRMLTKFLNKDQWETDGNSIKFRVNHERLFNRPEQASEEERL; encoded by the coding sequence ATGAAACGCCAGCTCTCATTTGAAGAAAACATCCTCAAATGGTCAAAAAAACATAAGAAAAAGCTGACGTTACATACTTCTGCTTTCGCCATTGTAGCTGCAGTGTTGTTAATGACGTCGAACCTATGGACACATACGGCGATCCCGCATGTCGAAAAAGACGAAGAAGCTGTTCTCACGGCAACATTTGTTGGCGATATGATGTTTGGCCGTCATGTGAGAGATGTCATTAACCATCGTGGTTATGATTATTTGTTTACATATACAGACCCATACTTTGAGGTGTCAGACTTTGCGACGGGAAGCTTTAAACACCCTGTGTTAATTAAAGAGCGCGATCCGATTGATAAAAGTATTATTTTTTCAACGACACCTGAATCAGTCGACGTGTTGAGAGAGAGGAACTTTCGCTCTGTATCGATTGCCAACAATAACATTTATGACTACGGGTATTTAGCTTTTCTTGACACGATAGATTTTTTTGAAGAAAAAGAAGGCATTCAAGCAGCAGGGGCGATGGTTGATTTAGAAGATATTGATAATGCCGTTTACACAGAGCAAAATGGATTAACGATTGCGACGTTAGCAATGACAGATATTGCGGCTGCCAATTCGATTGCGACAACCTTTCGTCCTGGCATTATGCCACTTGACCCACCGAGATATGCCATTCATGCGATTACAAATGCGAGTAAAGAGGCAGATCTTGTGGTCGTGCATACACATTGGGGTGAGCCATATGACTCTCACGTTTCAAGCCGTCAGCAGGAGCTCGCTCATGCGATGTCACATGCTGGAGCTGATATTATCATTGGGCATTACCCGCATGTTTTGTCGCCTGTCGAAATTTATAATGATACGATCATTTTTTACAGTCTCGGTAACTTTATTTTTGATCAAGGGTGGACACGGACGAAGCAAACAGCGCTTGCCCAATACCATTTATACGAAAACGGAGAGGCAGAAGTCGAACTTGTTCCTTTTGTCATCCAAGAAGGCCAGCCTCGTCCAGTAACGAACTTCTCGTATAGAAAAGCATCAATTCATCGGATGTTAACGAAGTTTTTAAATAAAGATCAATGGGAAACAGACGGCAATTCAATCAAGTTTCGTGTCAATCATGAGCGACTGTTCAACCGACCTGAACAAGCGTCTGAAGAAGAAAGGTTGTGA
- the fabZ gene encoding 3-hydroxyacyl-ACP dehydratase FabZ, whose protein sequence is MLTIEEIKEIIPHRYPFLLVDRILEVEEGQRAVGIKNVSANEDFFNGHFPDYPVMPGVLIIEALAQVGAVAMLKKEENRGKLAFFAGIDGCRFKGQVKPGDQLKLEVEMTRLRGKIGKGKAVATVEGKTVAEAELMFALSDKEE, encoded by the coding sequence ATGCTTACAATTGAAGAAATTAAAGAGATTATCCCTCATCGTTACCCGTTTTTATTAGTGGACCGAATTTTAGAGGTCGAAGAAGGACAAAGAGCAGTAGGGATTAAAAATGTTAGTGCTAACGAAGACTTTTTTAATGGGCATTTTCCAGATTACCCTGTTATGCCAGGGGTTCTGATTATTGAAGCATTAGCTCAAGTTGGGGCTGTGGCGATGTTAAAGAAAGAAGAAAATCGCGGAAAGCTTGCATTTTTTGCAGGTATTGATGGATGCCGATTTAAAGGACAAGTAAAACCTGGAGACCAGCTTAAGCTTGAGGTTGAAATGACACGTTTAAGAGGGAAGATCGGAAAAGGAAAAGCTGTCGCAACTGTAGAAGGAAAAACTGTAGCTGAAGCTGAATTGATGTTTGCTCTCTCTGATAAAGAAGAATAA
- a CDS encoding serine hydrolase domain-containing protein: MKAFHYLESKRIEKQFSGATAVITQKGRNLATFYTGYIKDPDAMTSVEKESLKVDMKTMFDAASLTKVCVTLPLTLKLIEQGELHLGDRVATFIPQFDTDEKNQITIEHLLTHTSGMKTHIKKSVHGWKKEDIFQYIYESAMENPVGETVLYSDFGFILLSKIIETVTGKSFQQLASDEIFQPLDMTESCFCPSEKQKHRIAMTEYDKEQSKWVWGQVHDETARVLNGVSGHAGLFTTATDLSRYLIMITNDDAYKGREILSEATINLATKNYTKTQNGNRGLGWVLKNDSFDASGIHFSDESYGHTGFTGTSMWFDPADEIGVILLTNRVHYGRDIDMKTIREQFHNLVKAA, from the coding sequence ATGAAAGCTTTTCACTATTTAGAATCAAAACGAATCGAGAAACAGTTTTCAGGTGCGACAGCGGTTATTACCCAAAAGGGACGAAACTTGGCAACGTTTTATACTGGCTACATTAAAGATCCTGATGCAATGACTAGCGTAGAGAAAGAAAGCCTTAAAGTAGATATGAAAACGATGTTCGATGCTGCTTCGTTAACGAAAGTTTGTGTAACATTACCTTTAACTTTAAAGCTGATTGAGCAAGGTGAACTTCATTTAGGTGATCGAGTAGCAACGTTTATACCACAGTTTGACACGGATGAGAAAAACCAGATAACAATCGAGCATTTATTAACCCATACCTCAGGAATGAAGACACATATAAAAAAGAGTGTTCATGGTTGGAAGAAAGAAGATATTTTCCAATACATTTACGAATCAGCAATGGAAAATCCCGTTGGTGAAACGGTGCTATACAGTGATTTCGGCTTTATTTTACTATCAAAAATTATTGAAACAGTAACGGGGAAAAGCTTCCAACAACTCGCCTCAGATGAAATATTTCAGCCTTTAGACATGACTGAGAGCTGCTTTTGCCCAAGCGAAAAACAAAAACATCGAATCGCAATGACAGAATATGATAAAGAACAGTCAAAATGGGTGTGGGGACAAGTACATGATGAAACAGCACGGGTGTTAAACGGGGTGAGTGGTCATGCCGGTTTATTCACAACTGCTACAGACCTCTCTCGTTATTTAATCATGATTACAAATGATGACGCTTACAAAGGGCGTGAAATCTTATCAGAAGCAACAATTAACCTAGCAACAAAAAATTATACGAAAACACAAAATGGTAATCGAGGCTTAGGCTGGGTGTTAAAGAATGATTCATTCGATGCATCAGGAATACATTTCTCTGATGAATCATACGGGCATACAGGTTTTACAGGGACAAGCATGTGGTTTGATCCTGCTGATGAAATTGGTGTCATACTTTTAACAAACCGAGTTCACTACGGTCGAGACATTGATATGAAAACAATTCGTGAGCAATTTCATAACCTTGTAAAAGCAGCGTGA
- a CDS encoding penicillin acylase family protein: protein MMNTTVVTETKRPFFKRLWVKVVAILLGVLFLLLIGAVAFGYWFATKPLPNLEGEKQLTQLNDEVSVIRDERGVAQINATNLEDLFFVQGYVTAQDRLFQMDMTRRLAGGRLSEVVGQAALDTDIFFRTYGMHRAAPELVELFDDETATMVNTFADGVNTYMEEAFEAGNQPLEFRILGYEPEPWTPEDSALVVKYMGYTLSGNFRSELDHYLMVKKFGEDAEHIIPDYHVDDRFPTIYEETAEAKSPFSKEELHALATFAPPEFNGSNNWAISGEYTESGYPLVADDPHLGLAIPSVWYQTHLNLEGDFHSMGVTVPGVPGVVLGSNEQLAWGVTSMSVDQEDLFLEQRHSEKPHHYLYDGEWEEAEIIEEVIEISDGETHVELVEVTRNGPIINQIIDEDFEMGETIGDSPYQAMSLRWTGREAGEELNGVLKLNRAQNADEFLAGLDNFVTPALSWVFADRDGNIGYRGQARLPVREKSNGMLPVPGWDPDYQWQGFIEPEELPQLMNPEQGYIMTANNKPVDDDYAYEIGRSFHPYRAERLDELIQTQIAAGELFTVEDMKEMQVDFLNTQARSLLPVLLEVIGEQGGTLTALEKEVYEMMASWDYVEAPESGAAFVWNLWKDDLGPELFEEVLGFEYRNQLAVHKALIDAHEHTEKILFGDLSEEYHRELSEFARMTFANVVTRAENIQGANAANWEWGKWHKMTVEHPLASVWPLNHLFNVGTWELGGSSNTPGANGYNRESGNVNHGAGWRFVADLSSTEEMYDIVIPGQSGQLFSPFYADQVDTWVEGNLYPMIYNKQTAEDMKTKTFTP, encoded by the coding sequence ATGATGAATACAACGGTGGTGACTGAAACAAAGCGGCCTTTTTTTAAAAGGCTATGGGTGAAGGTTGTAGCGATATTGTTAGGTGTACTTTTCCTTTTACTTATTGGGGCGGTAGCGTTCGGATATTGGTTTGCAACAAAGCCACTCCCAAACTTAGAAGGTGAGAAACAACTCACTCAGCTAAATGATGAAGTCTCAGTGATTCGCGATGAACGTGGTGTCGCACAAATCAATGCGACGAACCTCGAGGACTTATTTTTTGTTCAAGGTTATGTGACAGCGCAGGACCGACTTTTTCAAATGGATATGACGCGTCGATTAGCAGGCGGTCGATTATCTGAGGTCGTTGGTCAAGCAGCGCTTGATACCGATATTTTCTTTAGAACATATGGTATGCATCGAGCTGCCCCTGAATTGGTTGAACTTTTCGATGACGAGACAGCGACAATGGTAAATACGTTTGCCGATGGGGTGAACACATATATGGAAGAAGCATTTGAAGCGGGGAATCAGCCTCTTGAGTTTCGGATTCTTGGTTATGAACCAGAGCCATGGACACCTGAAGATTCAGCGCTTGTCGTTAAATATATGGGCTATACACTGTCAGGAAACTTCCGAAGTGAACTAGACCATTATTTAATGGTAAAAAAATTTGGTGAAGATGCTGAGCACATCATCCCTGATTACCACGTAGATGATCGGTTCCCAACGATTTATGAAGAAACGGCTGAGGCGAAAAGTCCGTTTTCAAAAGAAGAACTTCATGCACTAGCGACCTTTGCCCCTCCTGAATTTAACGGAAGCAACAACTGGGCGATTAGCGGGGAGTATACAGAATCAGGTTATCCACTCGTAGCAGATGATCCTCACTTAGGCCTGGCGATACCTAGTGTCTGGTATCAAACGCACCTCAACCTTGAAGGTGATTTTCATTCGATGGGAGTTACTGTCCCAGGAGTACCAGGAGTTGTCTTAGGATCTAACGAACAGTTAGCTTGGGGTGTTACGTCAATGTCTGTTGACCAAGAAGACCTCTTTTTAGAACAGAGACACTCTGAAAAACCACACCATTATTTATATGACGGTGAGTGGGAAGAAGCTGAAATCATTGAAGAAGTCATCGAAATAAGTGATGGAGAAACCCATGTTGAGCTCGTTGAAGTAACGAGAAACGGGCCGATCATCAATCAAATCATCGATGAAGATTTTGAAATGGGTGAGACGATCGGCGATAGCCCTTATCAAGCGATGTCTCTACGTTGGACAGGAAGAGAAGCAGGGGAAGAGTTAAATGGTGTGTTAAAGCTGAACCGCGCACAAAACGCTGATGAATTTTTGGCAGGCCTTGATAACTTTGTCACTCCTGCACTTAGCTGGGTATTTGCAGATCGTGATGGAAACATCGGTTACCGCGGACAAGCGAGATTGCCAGTTCGGGAAAAATCGAATGGGATGCTCCCTGTACCAGGTTGGGACCCTGATTATCAATGGCAAGGTTTTATTGAACCAGAGGAGCTTCCACAATTGATGAATCCAGAACAAGGGTACATCATGACAGCGAACAACAAACCTGTTGATGATGATTATGCGTATGAAATCGGAAGGTCATTCCATCCTTATCGTGCAGAGCGTCTCGATGAATTGATCCAAACCCAAATCGCTGCTGGAGAACTGTTTACCGTAGAAGATATGAAAGAGATGCAAGTCGACTTTTTAAATACACAAGCGCGCTCACTCTTACCTGTATTACTTGAAGTAATAGGAGAGCAAGGGGGGACGTTGACTGCACTTGAAAAAGAAGTCTACGAGATGATGGCAAGCTGGGATTATGTCGAAGCACCCGAATCTGGAGCCGCTTTCGTCTGGAACTTATGGAAAGATGATTTAGGGCCTGAGCTATTTGAAGAGGTGCTCGGCTTTGAATACAGAAACCAGCTGGCGGTTCATAAAGCACTTATTGACGCTCACGAGCATACGGAAAAAATACTGTTCGGTGACTTGTCAGAAGAATACCACCGCGAACTATCGGAATTTGCTAGAATGACGTTTGCAAATGTCGTGACAAGAGCGGAAAACATTCAAGGGGCAAATGCAGCAAATTGGGAATGGGGGAAGTGGCATAAAATGACCGTGGAACATCCACTTGCCTCTGTCTGGCCACTTAACCATTTATTTAATGTCGGCACATGGGAACTCGGTGGAAGTTCCAATACACCAGGAGCGAATGGCTATAATCGTGAGAGCGGGAACGTCAACCACGGCGCAGGCTGGCGCTTCGTCGCAGACTTAAGCTCTACAGAAGAAATGTACGATATCGTTATACCAGGTCAATCCGGACAACTCTTCTCCCCATTCTACGCAGACCAAGTAGACACATGGGTAGAAGGGAATCTTTATCCAATGATATACAACAAACAAACAGCAGAAGACATGAAAACAAAGACATTCACACCTTAG
- a CDS encoding flagellar hook-basal body protein — MLNQSMISAAVTMGQLQKKLDLTSNNLANVNTTGYKRRDASFSDLLFQQVNNQVVAEQETGRLTPNGIRAGSGAALAQTAVRFEQGALQQTDRPLDIALTEKGYFFELAPTEDGERRFTRDGAFYLSPNPNNAGENYLVNQDGDYVLGEDGEPIVIPANYEDLQITDQGTIQIVINGDETEVVGQLQLVNITKPQLLNSIGNNAYVFPNLDDLDLEFGDVLEEAVGTDVFRQGSLEMSNVDMSREISEMLLTQRNYQFNARAVSISDEMMGLVNSIR, encoded by the coding sequence GTGTTGAATCAATCAATGATTTCTGCTGCTGTAACGATGGGACAGCTGCAAAAGAAGTTGGATTTAACGAGTAATAACTTAGCAAATGTAAATACAACGGGATATAAAAGGCGCGATGCGAGCTTTTCCGATTTATTGTTTCAGCAAGTGAATAACCAAGTCGTTGCAGAACAGGAAACAGGTCGTTTAACACCGAATGGAATTCGTGCAGGTTCTGGGGCAGCATTAGCACAAACAGCTGTGCGTTTTGAACAAGGAGCGTTGCAGCAGACCGATCGTCCTCTAGATATTGCCTTAACAGAAAAAGGGTACTTTTTTGAACTAGCTCCAACAGAAGATGGTGAACGACGTTTTACTCGTGATGGAGCCTTCTACTTATCACCGAACCCAAACAATGCTGGTGAAAACTATTTAGTGAACCAGGACGGCGACTACGTTTTAGGTGAGGACGGAGAGCCAATTGTTATTCCAGCAAATTACGAAGATTTACAAATTACTGACCAAGGTACAATTCAAATTGTAATAAATGGTGATGAGACTGAGGTTGTTGGTCAGTTGCAACTAGTGAATATCACGAAACCACAATTATTGAATTCAATTGGAAACAATGCCTATGTTTTTCCAAACCTCGACGATCTTGATTTAGAATTTGGAGATGTACTAGAGGAAGCAGTTGGAACAGACGTTTTTAGGCAAGGGTCACTAGAAATGTCAAACGTTGATATGAGCCGTGAAATTAGTGAAATGCTCCTCACACAACGAAATTATCAATTTAATGCGCGAGCAGTTTCTATATCAGATGAAATGATGGGGCTTGTCAACAGTATTCGTTAA
- the pgsB gene encoding poly-gamma-glutamate synthase PgsB produces the protein MLLIPISLTAVLLLLLGTVERRRHQRNIEKIPVRININGVRGKSTVTRLTTGILKEAGYKTVGKTTGTSARMIYWNSSEEKPIIRDPEGPNIKEQKRVIDEVAETKADALVSECMAVNPDYQVTFQEVLLQANICVIVNVLEDHMDVLGPSLDDVASAFVATIPYNGHLILNDSPYTDMYRSIAEKRNTEVIVADTSQITEDYLRQFPYIIFPENAALALAVSKALNIDEEVARQGMLHSHPDPGALRVMTVENQGHTSPFINAFAANDAHSTLAIWERVQMLGYSGKHPIILMNCREDRVDRTEQFAYDVLPKMEIGTLVLIGSVTSPIVQAHKDGVIDADRVIDLDGKKTNEVFEKILSLVNGDVMFGVGNIHGVAEELMEKIQENEEPHTA, from the coding sequence ATGTTACTAATTCCGATATCACTGACTGCTGTCCTGCTTTTACTTTTAGGGACGGTTGAACGCCGTAGGCACCAACGTAATATTGAAAAGATACCCGTTCGAATCAACATTAATGGTGTTCGCGGTAAGTCAACGGTCACAAGGCTTACGACAGGCATTTTAAAAGAAGCGGGCTATAAAACGGTTGGGAAAACAACCGGTACGTCTGCAAGGATGATTTACTGGAACAGTTCAGAGGAAAAACCGATCATTCGCGACCCTGAAGGACCGAACATTAAAGAGCAAAAAAGAGTCATTGATGAAGTCGCCGAAACAAAAGCAGATGCTCTTGTTAGTGAATGTATGGCTGTAAACCCCGATTATCAAGTGACCTTTCAAGAGGTGTTACTCCAAGCGAACATTTGTGTGATCGTAAATGTATTAGAGGACCATATGGACGTACTCGGACCTTCGCTAGATGATGTTGCTTCTGCTTTTGTAGCAACAATTCCATACAACGGGCACTTAATTTTAAACGATTCACCGTATACAGACATGTATCGATCGATCGCAGAAAAGAGAAACACAGAAGTCATCGTTGCAGATACGTCACAAATTACAGAAGACTATTTGCGCCAGTTTCCATACATTATTTTTCCAGAAAATGCAGCCCTTGCTCTAGCCGTATCAAAAGCATTAAACATCGATGAAGAAGTCGCACGACAAGGAATGTTACATTCTCACCCGGATCCTGGTGCGTTACGGGTAATGACAGTCGAAAACCAAGGACATACATCCCCGTTTATCAATGCCTTTGCAGCAAATGATGCTCATTCAACATTAGCGATTTGGGAGCGGGTGCAAATGCTCGGATACTCAGGTAAGCACCCGATTATACTTATGAATTGTCGTGAAGATCGCGTTGATCGTACGGAACAGTTCGCCTATGATGTCCTGCCAAAAATGGAGATAGGCACTCTAGTGCTCATTGGAAGTGTAACGAGTCCTATTGTTCAAGCGCATAAAGATGGGGTCATCGATGCCGACCGTGTCATTGATCTTGACGGAAAAAAAACAAATGAAGTCTTTGAAAAGATACTCTCATTAGTAAATGGCGATGTCATGTTCGGAGTTGGCAACATTCACGGCGTTGCTGAGGAACTTATGGAAAAAATACAAGAAAACGAAGAGCCACATACAGCATAG
- a CDS encoding DNA-directed RNA polymerase subunit beta: MNKDNGNEINREEASSHKTTENSHELKDKQSDRKEITDGSQSDISNDETSVFSLGDKQKSISKKTDHHLTDTHVSDKKQPHDQLEKINPIPPNDELVTKEEDRRSEINEDESMDKQVKTRKQLKKEKANEESNHKMKKKRGRIRLIPLWIRVIVLLLLLAGSLVVGTMFGYGIVGEGEPSDIFERDTWYHIYDIIYQETELERTEEE; encoded by the coding sequence ATGAATAAAGACAATGGAAACGAGATAAATAGAGAAGAAGCTTCTTCTCACAAAACAACTGAAAATAGCCATGAATTAAAGGATAAACAGTCTGATAGAAAAGAGATAACCGATGGTAGTCAGTCCGATATAAGTAATGATGAAACATCGGTATTCTCTTTAGGGGATAAACAGAAGTCTATTTCTAAAAAAACAGATCATCATTTAACAGATACTCATGTATCAGATAAGAAACAACCACATGATCAGTTAGAAAAGATTAATCCAATTCCTCCGAACGATGAACTTGTTACAAAAGAGGAAGATCGACGTTCAGAAATTAATGAGGATGAATCGATGGACAAGCAAGTGAAAACACGTAAACAGCTAAAAAAAGAGAAGGCCAATGAGGAATCGAACCATAAAATGAAGAAAAAGCGAGGAAGGATTCGTTTAATTCCTTTATGGATACGAGTCATTGTTTTATTGTTATTATTAGCTGGGAGTTTAGTAGTAGGTACAATGTTTGGATATGGGATCGTCGGTGAGGGTGAACCATCTGATATATTTGAACGTGACACCTGGTACCATATTTACGATATTATTTATCAAGAAACAGAACTTGAACGAACAGAAGAAGAATGA
- a CDS encoding gamma-glutamyltransferase family protein has product MWLRRWTNIIGLPLILVFVIAAVIEVSPQEEEGVEETRELSYTSSINGVAVSAANPHAVEVGLDVMRNGGNAVDAAIAISFMLGVVEPYGSGIGGGGSMLIYDPTTDEAENQIEYIDYRETAPLQLQEPVEDENNQYVIAQNEAKLLNGQYFGVPGFLKGMAYLHEEYATLDEELLVEAAIDRANDGFTVDTYLAERFYFAQNRLHHADIPHFFPENRFLQEGDILVQNELAETLEEISEFGFEDYFYNEFAPEMVARFNSLTTEDFEQYEVLTNQTPSVGAFQEYDVYAAPPPLAGPVLVQALHMAEALDMDDHTLNFFNIEEEEAVEERDLQEMFDPAIVEDDLNFMEKMLAVNDLTYRDRLLNIGDPNTSQEAAVLAEEIVTREYADQLVSQWRDALEERQRQFFQDDDELTEEGTESFFRPKKGVESLFASAHPYYDARSELKQHNNTTHFVVIDTEGRMVSATHTLSNFFGSGVYHRGFFLNDQLSNFSQTEGSINEPAPGRRPRSFMTPAILVKNNGGETEEVIGLGSPGGARIPMMMAQVLMYDNLHGMDLAQAISIPRFQYDFNETNQQYEVRVESKLRDREHYELLRQGLQERGYPISVERGAMYFGGIQTLIHDVVNRQISGEADPRRGGSWDSDIVGARSYEGD; this is encoded by the coding sequence ATGTGGCTTAGAAGATGGACAAACATTATTGGACTTCCGTTAATTCTCGTTTTTGTTATTGCTGCAGTGATTGAAGTGTCGCCTCAAGAAGAAGAAGGTGTTGAAGAGACTCGTGAACTTTCATATACGTCATCGATTAATGGTGTTGCTGTAAGTGCGGCAAATCCGCATGCAGTTGAAGTTGGTCTTGATGTGATGCGAAATGGAGGAAACGCCGTTGATGCTGCTATTGCGATCTCTTTCATGCTAGGTGTTGTAGAGCCTTATGGGTCTGGAATCGGTGGGGGAGGTTCTATGTTAATTTATGACCCTACAACCGATGAAGCCGAAAACCAAATAGAATATATCGATTATCGTGAGACCGCACCATTACAGCTTCAAGAGCCAGTTGAAGATGAAAATAATCAATACGTGATTGCTCAAAATGAAGCAAAACTTCTAAATGGACAATATTTTGGGGTGCCAGGTTTTTTAAAAGGGATGGCGTATTTGCATGAAGAGTACGCGACACTTGATGAAGAGCTTCTAGTAGAAGCAGCGATTGATCGAGCGAATGATGGCTTTACGGTTGATACGTATTTAGCCGAACGTTTTTACTTTGCGCAAAATCGACTTCACCACGCAGATATTCCGCACTTTTTCCCGGAGAACCGCTTCCTTCAAGAAGGAGATATTTTAGTTCAAAATGAATTGGCGGAAACTCTCGAGGAAATTAGTGAATTTGGCTTTGAAGATTATTTTTACAACGAATTTGCCCCTGAGATGGTCGCGAGGTTTAACAGCTTAACGACGGAGGATTTCGAGCAATATGAAGTGTTGACGAATCAGACACCTTCTGTTGGGGCGTTTCAGGAATATGACGTTTATGCGGCACCTCCACCATTAGCAGGTCCGGTACTTGTTCAAGCGCTCCATATGGCTGAAGCGCTAGATATGGATGATCATACGTTAAACTTTTTTAATATCGAAGAGGAAGAAGCGGTTGAAGAGCGTGACCTTCAAGAAATGTTTGATCCTGCAATTGTGGAAGACGATCTTAATTTTATGGAAAAAATGCTTGCTGTCAATGATTTGACGTACCGAGACAGGCTTTTAAATATTGGTGATCCGAATACGTCTCAAGAAGCGGCGGTCCTTGCTGAAGAGATTGTAACGCGTGAGTATGCGGATCAGCTTGTTAGCCAGTGGCGAGATGCATTAGAGGAGAGACAGCGTCAATTTTTCCAAGATGATGATGAACTGACGGAAGAAGGAACTGAATCATTCTTTCGGCCAAAAAAAGGTGTAGAGTCTCTATTCGCGAGTGCTCATCCATACTATGACGCTAGGTCAGAATTAAAGCAGCATAATAATACGACACATTTCGTTGTCATTGATACTGAAGGAAGAATGGTTTCAGCGACGCATACACTTAGTAACTTTTTTGGTTCAGGTGTGTATCATCGTGGCTTTTTCTTAAATGATCAGTTAAGTAACTTCAGCCAAACAGAAGGATCGATTAATGAACCAGCTCCAGGAAGAAGACCGCGAAGCTTTATGACTCCAGCTATTTTAGTGAAAAATAATGGTGGCGAAACAGAAGAAGTGATTGGATTAGGTTCTCCTGGTGGAGCGAGAATTCCGATGATGATGGCACAAGTGTTAATGTATGACAATCTGCACGGAATGGACCTCGCGCAAGCAATAAGCATCCCTCGGTTCCAGTATGATTTTAACGAAACAAACCAACAATATGAAGTAAGGGTGGAATCGAAATTAAGGGATCGCGAGCATTATGAACTATTAAGACAAGGCTTGCAAGAGCGGGGTTATCCGATCTCTGTCGAGAGAGGTGCGATGTATTTCGGAGGAATCCAGACGTTAATCCATGATGTCGTAAATAGACAAATTTCCGGAGAAGCAGACCCTCGTAGAGGAGGTTCTTGGGACTCCGATATCGTTGGTGCGCGGTCCTATGAAGGGGATTAA